In Nitrospirota bacterium, the following are encoded in one genomic region:
- a CDS encoding CBS domain-containing protein, which translates to MHGRNFLEMEQRYPEVLAKKAAEIMVRKPLTVSPETPILEAASYMGLKNFRRMPVVEQGKLVGMVSIGAIHRGLFFSRGGCELESEPSEKSSRSALHQ; encoded by the coding sequence GTGCACGGCCGGAATTTTCTGGAAATGGAGCAGAGATATCCCGAAGTGCTCGCCAAGAAGGCCGCGGAGATCATGGTGCGTAAGCCGTTAACGGTCTCGCCGGAGACGCCCATCCTCGAAGCGGCCTCCTATATGGGGCTGAAGAATTTCCGTCGCATGCCGGTCGTGGAGCAGGGCAAGCTGGTCGGGATGGTCAGCATCGGCGCCATTCATCGCGGGCTATTTTTCTCGCGCGGGGGATGCGAGCTGGAGAGCGAGCCATCCGAGAAATCGAGCCGGTCGGCCCTGCATCAATGA